tattctattaacgccgaaaataatttatataactcACAAGTGTATTATTAGATACTACActgttaataattgaaaagaGAATCGTagcaaattataaaaaataaattgttacaTTTGATTTCATAATATTAAACTTATGTCGATgtcatgaaaataattaaaattaagcgACTAAGCTCCACGGTGTTGTTGGATATAAgtaatgagaaaaattctttatccTATCAACccgtataattattattatgatgatGACGAcgatgatgataattattcgtactactcataaaaaaaaaaaaaaaaaaaaaaaaaaacattttaatctACTTATTCaacaagataaataaaatacattctGTCCAAATGCATAAACtgtctattatttattattgatgatgATAGCATTACTACTGTTAATATTGTTCGtagaatttatatattaatcattttaattagaaaaaaaaaaaacgtgagCAACTAATGTCACCTTATAATTACCCTAAATCATCCTGTAGAGTATCTGAAATTATCtaagcttaaaaattaaaaaattgaaaatgaaggAGGAAAAggattggaatttttttctttcaatcgACTTTTCACCTCACAATTAACTCATTTACTCTTTCATTCACACGGGTAACACTTAAAAATTCACCCATGGAAAAATAAAGAACGAATTTTTGTTTCATTATAAAGAGTAAAcagtgttaatttttttatttatagtattataatttgtTCCTTACAATTCAGcgttacatttttatatattacaaattattaactatagtccattttcatttcttctaTCTAACATTCGTTTACCACAGcagagatatttatttatttaatagatagttataaatgtcatggttaaaaatatttttcctttgatttaatttctttagatCAACTTTCATCTAATTAGtcattttaaactattttttatcactGTATCAGACCTTACTCAGACATTACTGGCAGTTCAACTTTGTCCTTCCTTTTAACCAAGCTAATGAAAACTAGGTATGTATTTTActactttaattttcttaattaatataagataaatataaactttaaaaGTTAGTCACTTTATTACTTTTTCTAACAAATTCTCAACACTCCAGTtggaagaaattattatttaataagtaataatctTTCAAATAGGAGATAAAATATTgtcaatatattatttaaatgaatatttattaaactagaaattctttaattgataatactctaatttttcaaaactattATCAGTGATTattttcgtaaatttttattaaactcaTGTTTagcaaaaatatgtaaaatatagtAATGTCAactattttgtttattagttTAGTCAgtgaaatattcaaattttatgaaaagtcaataacataaaattttcgttttaattagagatttaataattcttttttcattggaataattataaaaatttcattagaaaaaaatacaaacgCAAACTAATGCATTATTggtataaatattgaaatttgaggaatgataaattatttattatttctaatgcAGTTATAAAATCATTAGTCTATGATTCTCTATTATgactatcattatttttttatagtgaaCTGAGTATAAAAGCAGAATgcttttgattaatttttttttttccaataaagatttttaaaatatattaaatgacaactcaaaattattattatatgattAGAATACGAAGTATTTATATAAGAACTTAACTACTACTTTCAATTCatctaagttaatttttttataatcagcTACCagatatataaaaatcattatcatAAACTCatcgaatttaaaatttacttatgcgatttaattatataatgcataacttcataaaataaagctcaataatgtaaatatttaaaaaattacgttAGTAAAAGCATGCTTAACCctatatttttgattaattaaaaaattaatttgaatttgccAGCCTTTTTAACTCGAAAGATAAACAATCGATATGTAGACACGTCGatgttcaattaattattgccATCGGATTCATTATATTTGTTCTGAATGTAAACTCATTTCAGGTAAcatattgatgaaaaaagtaattaaaaaaaaaataaaaataatcctaTTCGAAAGAGCAATTCATGTTAGCACTTGATgtgcttaaaataaaaatgatagacTATCTTGATTGAGAATACTAGTAATTGGAAGAAAACAAgaactaatttaataaaaagttctaaaaaaagaaaatttaatctcaTTTCTCACCTATAACCGGACTTTCAGTTCTTCCATTCGTTGTTTGATTCTCCGCCTCATTTCCTTGTAccttgaaataacaaaaatagaaTACAGTAAGTCATTTGATTGTGTCAAAGTTAATCGAGTAAATGATAAACGTGTCAACTaacttttcttttaataacaaaatctgTTTCTCTTCTTCGTAATGATATCGTTGCAAAATTCCCTGACACTCAGCTAatgaaagatttaaaaattgcgCGACGTCCGAACTTATTTCAGGTGTCGATAATTTGTCGACGAGAAATAGACGAGCAATATTTTCATGAGGTCCAAGAGCTACACGGACTTCAAGAGGATATTCATCATCCCTTAATCTGCgttgttctaaaaaataataatcattcatTAATAATCTAGTTTAAATCCAATATTGAATATtctaattaagaaaattaattttaattttacctcCATTGTCCCGTACAACAAACAAAGCAAAGTTATCAGGTTTAGCGTCGACTTTATATTTATCGagcattaaattaataacttctTGGGTGCTAACAAGACTAGTAACCCAGACAGACATTTGTGATCCATGTGGTGGAGTAAAGAAACTTGTTTCACGGTTATAAAAATGCCCATTGATAGAACAGCGACGACGCAATCGACTTCGAGACTGTCTCCTGCCACCAGGACGTCGACGTATTGCAGTAGAGCCTTGTTTTCGACGTAAGACAACGCCATCAAGCTCCAATCCGCTGTCCGTCGACATAGTCATATTGTCATCATCGCGAAAGTGTAGAGAATTTACAGAATCAGTGTCACTGTCCTCGCGATGTCTTTGAAGGCAATCAGGCCCAGACATCGAGCGATTCAATCCTTTCTCGATCCAGCTATCATCATTACTCATTCTACGACTGTTGTTGTTCTTCTCCAAGCTATCATAGTACTCAACTCTACGTAAATTACCATTTCTATTAGGAGTTCCATGGCAATTATTAGGGGTGTCAGTACTGGACGAAGTACTATCTAAGCTGTGCGTCGGTGTACTGTTGATACTACTGTCATTTGTTTTATTCTGAGAACTAGTACTACTGTTGGCCATTGAACTTCGATTCTCCGTTGATCCATCAAGACTTGACTGACTTGCTGACTGAGAAGTTTCAGTCACAGAGTGTGACATTGATGGCAAATTTTCCGGCATGGTTTGATACAATTTATCACCGTCCTCAACTTTTCGTTCAACTTGCAGCAGCTCATCTAATTCGTCTAGTTCCATATTCTTCACATCGAGTTTCATCGGTAACGTGAGGCTTTTCAAGTGATCTGGTGACGTAGGCACGGAATTCGGCTCGCTTTCCAAATGACTTTCTGTTGGTGATAAATCTTTGTTACTTGGGTTGGTACGTTTTTGATTCTCATGGTCATTAtcatcgtcatcatcatcttcatcttcAACTTTTTCAGCAACACTTCGTCGACAGGAATTTCGATTTCTTGCTGTTACAACTGTTCGTTGATCATCATCTTCCTTTAAATGGATAACACCGCGTACTCCCcaataaattcttaaagcaCCTTCGAGAATTAATCTTCCATTTACTTCTCTACTTCTTATTCCACCACTTTTGCCCTCATAATACtgattaaaaacttttaacttTGTTTCTAAATGCGatctataatataataaaaattaaattaacatcataaaaataaaaatgaaaattttttgtctataatttttataaatatattacctTGGTAAAGTTGATCGAGGTTCTTTTTTACCAAAACTTGTATGAGATTCAACTCTAGTACCATGACCAAACAACTGAGGACCGAACAACGCACCGTAACAAGGAACATGACAGTAAGGCACTCCTTTATGCTGTAAAATAATCACAATTGTTTCAACTAAAgctaatttcaatattaaaattgctatatttaatattaaaatagaaTACCTCAGCGTGTTGGCCTGGATTTAATCTTTTACCGCACTCCTCGCATCTTAAACATTCAGGATGCCAATCGTAGCCCAACGATTGTTTTCTTTCAGCTGTAATAATAAGAGCATTAAATATCTGAAACTAGAATCTTTAGCAAAATCACAGtaaatacaaataaacaatatcaagTATTTATCGACAAATTTGACCTTGACATGGGTACAATGACTTATCTCATggctttttttaaaagattaagTACCTAATCATCTTGACACGCAATAATAatctttcaataattaaactgaagtatatatgtatagatcATTATTATCAGATCtcataattcaaatatttatttttatttaataaaaattttaagataacaaGATAAGTTATATTTACCAAAATAAACAGGTTTTCCGCATTTATGACACTTCCACATCGTGGTTGatagtaaattataaatatattgttgtatttatatatatataacacgtttattaaatactctatgtatatattttttgttgtttttattattattattgtcaataattatacCACATTTTGTTTACCggaatagttaataataaaagacaGTTTTCGT
This genomic interval from Cotesia glomerata isolate CgM1 linkage group LG1, MPM_Cglom_v2.3, whole genome shotgun sequence contains the following:
- the LOC123275038 gene encoding ras association domain-containing protein 4, whose amino-acid sequence is MWKCHKCGKPVYFAERKQSLGYDWHPECLRCEECGKRLNPGQHAEHKGVPYCHVPCYGALFGPQLFGHGTRVESHTSFGKKEPRSTLPRSHLETKLKVFNQYYEGKSGGIRSREVNGRLILEGALRIYWGVRGVIHLKEDDDQRTVVTARNRNSCRRSVAEKVEDEDDDDDDNDHENQKRTNPSNKDLSPTESHLESEPNSVPTSPDHLKSLTLPMKLDVKNMELDELDELLQVERKVEDGDKLYQTMPENLPSMSHSVTETSQSASQSSLDGSTENRSSMANSSTSSQNKTNDSSINSTPTHSLDSTSSSTDTPNNCHGTPNRNGNLRRVEYYDSLEKNNNSRRMSNDDSWIEKGLNRSMSGPDCLQRHREDSDTDSVNSLHFRDDDNMTMSTDSGLELDGVVLRRKQGSTAIRRRPGGRRQSRSRLRRRCSINGHFYNRETSFFTPPHGSQMSVWVTSLVSTQEVINLMLDKYKVDAKPDNFALFVVRDNGEQRRLRDDEYPLEVRVALGPHENIARLFLVDKLSTPEISSDVAQFLNLSLAECQGILQRYHYEEEKQILLLKEKYKEMRRRIKQRMEELKVRL